The proteins below come from a single Tachypleus tridentatus isolate NWPU-2018 chromosome 13, ASM421037v1, whole genome shotgun sequence genomic window:
- the LOC143237320 gene encoding ribonucleoside-diphosphate reductase subunit M2 B-like isoform X4: MDVGEPLSSSIKNSGLTDQQNLNLKATQTENVSKVQSTQTPKKKKEIKETLLTKTPGRFVILPIKYQDIWDMYKRAEASFWTAEEVDLSKDLSDWNKLKPEEKHFINHVLAFFAASDGIVMENLVARFCQEVQVTEARCFYSFQIAVENIHSEMYSLLIDTYVKDPDERYRLFNAIETLPCVKKKSDWALNWIENDIASFSERLVAFAAVEGIFFSGSFAAIFWLKKRGLMPGLTFSNELISRDEGLHTDFACLLFKYILNKPAEECVVQIISDAVKIEQEFLTEALPVALIGMNCDLMKQYIEFVADRLLVELGFNKIYNEENPFDFMEHISLEGKTNFFEKKVGEYQRCGVMAKQEEHTFRLDVDF, translated from the exons AATTCAGGCCTGACTGATCAACAAAACTTGAATTTGAAAGCGACTCAGACTGAGAATGTTTCTAAG GTGCAAAGCACACAGACTCCcaagaaaaagaaggaaatcaaaGAAACTCTTCTGACAAAAACCCCAGGACGGTTTGTAATTTTGCCAATAAAGTACCAAGATATTTGGGATATGTACAAGAGGGCAGAGGCTTCCTTCTGGACTGCTGAAGAAGTAGATTTGTCTAAAGATCTTTCAGACTGGAACAAGTTGAAACctgaagaaaaacactttataaaccaTGTATTGGCTTTCTTTGCTGCTAGTGATGGAATAGTGATGGAAAACTTG GTAGCACGATTCTGTCAGGAGGTCCAGGTTACTGAAGCCCGTTGTTTCTACAGCTTTCAGATTGCAGTAGAGAACATACATTCTGAAATGTACAGTCTCTTGATAGACACTTACGTGAAAGATCCTGATGAAAG GTACAGACTCTTCAATGCTATTGAAACCTTACCCTGTGTTAAGAAGAAGTCTGACTGGGCTCTCAACTGGATTGAAAATGACATTGCTTCCTTTTCTGAGCGACTTGTAGCCTTTGCTGCTGTAGAAGGGATATTCTTTTCAGGTTCCTTTGCTGCTATATTTTGGTTAAAGAAGAGGGGACTGATGCCTGGGTTGACTTTCAGTAATGAACTGATAAGTAGAGATGAG GGTTTGCATACAGATTTTGCTTGTCTCCTCTTCAAGTATATCTTGAACAAGCCAGCTGAAGAATGTGTGGTTCAGATAATCAGTGATGCTGTGAAGATAGAGCAGGAGTTCCTGACAGAGGCCCTTCCTGTTGCCCTGATTGGCATGAATTGTGATCTTATGAAACAGTATATAGAGTTTGTTGCTGACCGACTGTTGGTGGAGTTGGGATTTAATAAG ATCTACAATGAAGAAAACCCCTTTGACTTTATGGAGCATATTTCACTAGAAGGCAAAACTAACTTCTTCGAAAAAAAAGTGGGAGAATACCAGAGATGTGGTGTTATGGCCAAACAGGAAGAACATACCTTTAGATTAGATGTAGACTTTTAA
- the LOC143237320 gene encoding ribonucleoside-diphosphate reductase subunit M2 B-like isoform X3, with the protein MDVGEPLSSSIKNSGLTDQQNLNLKATQTENVSKQVQSTQTPKKKKEIKETLLTKTPGRFVILPIKYQDIWDMYKRAEASFWTAEEVDLSKDLSDWNKLKPEEKHFINHVLAFFAASDGIVMENLVARFCQEVQVTEARCFYSFQIAVENIHSEMYSLLIDTYVKDPDERYRLFNAIETLPCVKKKSDWALNWIENDIASFSERLVAFAAVEGIFFSGSFAAIFWLKKRGLMPGLTFSNELISRDEGLHTDFACLLFKYILNKPAEECVVQIISDAVKIEQEFLTEALPVALIGMNCDLMKQYIEFVADRLLVELGFNKIYNEENPFDFMEHISLEGKTNFFEKKVGEYQRCGVMAKQEEHTFRLDVDF; encoded by the exons AATTCAGGCCTGACTGATCAACAAAACTTGAATTTGAAAGCGACTCAGACTGAGAATGTTTCTAAG CAGGTGCAAAGCACACAGACTCCcaagaaaaagaaggaaatcaaaGAAACTCTTCTGACAAAAACCCCAGGACGGTTTGTAATTTTGCCAATAAAGTACCAAGATATTTGGGATATGTACAAGAGGGCAGAGGCTTCCTTCTGGACTGCTGAAGAAGTAGATTTGTCTAAAGATCTTTCAGACTGGAACAAGTTGAAACctgaagaaaaacactttataaaccaTGTATTGGCTTTCTTTGCTGCTAGTGATGGAATAGTGATGGAAAACTTG GTAGCACGATTCTGTCAGGAGGTCCAGGTTACTGAAGCCCGTTGTTTCTACAGCTTTCAGATTGCAGTAGAGAACATACATTCTGAAATGTACAGTCTCTTGATAGACACTTACGTGAAAGATCCTGATGAAAG GTACAGACTCTTCAATGCTATTGAAACCTTACCCTGTGTTAAGAAGAAGTCTGACTGGGCTCTCAACTGGATTGAAAATGACATTGCTTCCTTTTCTGAGCGACTTGTAGCCTTTGCTGCTGTAGAAGGGATATTCTTTTCAGGTTCCTTTGCTGCTATATTTTGGTTAAAGAAGAGGGGACTGATGCCTGGGTTGACTTTCAGTAATGAACTGATAAGTAGAGATGAG GGTTTGCATACAGATTTTGCTTGTCTCCTCTTCAAGTATATCTTGAACAAGCCAGCTGAAGAATGTGTGGTTCAGATAATCAGTGATGCTGTGAAGATAGAGCAGGAGTTCCTGACAGAGGCCCTTCCTGTTGCCCTGATTGGCATGAATTGTGATCTTATGAAACAGTATATAGAGTTTGTTGCTGACCGACTGTTGGTGGAGTTGGGATTTAATAAG ATCTACAATGAAGAAAACCCCTTTGACTTTATGGAGCATATTTCACTAGAAGGCAAAACTAACTTCTTCGAAAAAAAAGTGGGAGAATACCAGAGATGTGGTGTTATGGCCAAACAGGAAGAACATACCTTTAGATTAGATGTAGACTTTTAA
- the LOC143237320 gene encoding ribonucleoside-diphosphate reductase subunit M2 B-like isoform X2 — protein MPSIFFSSPKHNVDIEVSGETEMSNTVNQNSGLTDQQNLNLKATQTENVSKVQSTQTPKKKKEIKETLLTKTPGRFVILPIKYQDIWDMYKRAEASFWTAEEVDLSKDLSDWNKLKPEEKHFINHVLAFFAASDGIVMENLVARFCQEVQVTEARCFYSFQIAVENIHSEMYSLLIDTYVKDPDERYRLFNAIETLPCVKKKSDWALNWIENDIASFSERLVAFAAVEGIFFSGSFAAIFWLKKRGLMPGLTFSNELISRDEGLHTDFACLLFKYILNKPAEECVVQIISDAVKIEQEFLTEALPVALIGMNCDLMKQYIEFVADRLLVELGFNKIYNEENPFDFMEHISLEGKTNFFEKKVGEYQRCGVMAKQEEHTFRLDVDF, from the exons AATTCAGGCCTGACTGATCAACAAAACTTGAATTTGAAAGCGACTCAGACTGAGAATGTTTCTAAG GTGCAAAGCACACAGACTCCcaagaaaaagaaggaaatcaaaGAAACTCTTCTGACAAAAACCCCAGGACGGTTTGTAATTTTGCCAATAAAGTACCAAGATATTTGGGATATGTACAAGAGGGCAGAGGCTTCCTTCTGGACTGCTGAAGAAGTAGATTTGTCTAAAGATCTTTCAGACTGGAACAAGTTGAAACctgaagaaaaacactttataaaccaTGTATTGGCTTTCTTTGCTGCTAGTGATGGAATAGTGATGGAAAACTTG GTAGCACGATTCTGTCAGGAGGTCCAGGTTACTGAAGCCCGTTGTTTCTACAGCTTTCAGATTGCAGTAGAGAACATACATTCTGAAATGTACAGTCTCTTGATAGACACTTACGTGAAAGATCCTGATGAAAG GTACAGACTCTTCAATGCTATTGAAACCTTACCCTGTGTTAAGAAGAAGTCTGACTGGGCTCTCAACTGGATTGAAAATGACATTGCTTCCTTTTCTGAGCGACTTGTAGCCTTTGCTGCTGTAGAAGGGATATTCTTTTCAGGTTCCTTTGCTGCTATATTTTGGTTAAAGAAGAGGGGACTGATGCCTGGGTTGACTTTCAGTAATGAACTGATAAGTAGAGATGAG GGTTTGCATACAGATTTTGCTTGTCTCCTCTTCAAGTATATCTTGAACAAGCCAGCTGAAGAATGTGTGGTTCAGATAATCAGTGATGCTGTGAAGATAGAGCAGGAGTTCCTGACAGAGGCCCTTCCTGTTGCCCTGATTGGCATGAATTGTGATCTTATGAAACAGTATATAGAGTTTGTTGCTGACCGACTGTTGGTGGAGTTGGGATTTAATAAG ATCTACAATGAAGAAAACCCCTTTGACTTTATGGAGCATATTTCACTAGAAGGCAAAACTAACTTCTTCGAAAAAAAAGTGGGAGAATACCAGAGATGTGGTGTTATGGCCAAACAGGAAGAACATACCTTTAGATTAGATGTAGACTTTTAA
- the LOC143237320 gene encoding ribonucleoside-diphosphate reductase subunit M2 B-like isoform X1 yields the protein MPSIFFSSPKHNVDIEVSGETEMSNTVNQNSGLTDQQNLNLKATQTENVSKQVQSTQTPKKKKEIKETLLTKTPGRFVILPIKYQDIWDMYKRAEASFWTAEEVDLSKDLSDWNKLKPEEKHFINHVLAFFAASDGIVMENLVARFCQEVQVTEARCFYSFQIAVENIHSEMYSLLIDTYVKDPDERYRLFNAIETLPCVKKKSDWALNWIENDIASFSERLVAFAAVEGIFFSGSFAAIFWLKKRGLMPGLTFSNELISRDEGLHTDFACLLFKYILNKPAEECVVQIISDAVKIEQEFLTEALPVALIGMNCDLMKQYIEFVADRLLVELGFNKIYNEENPFDFMEHISLEGKTNFFEKKVGEYQRCGVMAKQEEHTFRLDVDF from the exons AATTCAGGCCTGACTGATCAACAAAACTTGAATTTGAAAGCGACTCAGACTGAGAATGTTTCTAAG CAGGTGCAAAGCACACAGACTCCcaagaaaaagaaggaaatcaaaGAAACTCTTCTGACAAAAACCCCAGGACGGTTTGTAATTTTGCCAATAAAGTACCAAGATATTTGGGATATGTACAAGAGGGCAGAGGCTTCCTTCTGGACTGCTGAAGAAGTAGATTTGTCTAAAGATCTTTCAGACTGGAACAAGTTGAAACctgaagaaaaacactttataaaccaTGTATTGGCTTTCTTTGCTGCTAGTGATGGAATAGTGATGGAAAACTTG GTAGCACGATTCTGTCAGGAGGTCCAGGTTACTGAAGCCCGTTGTTTCTACAGCTTTCAGATTGCAGTAGAGAACATACATTCTGAAATGTACAGTCTCTTGATAGACACTTACGTGAAAGATCCTGATGAAAG GTACAGACTCTTCAATGCTATTGAAACCTTACCCTGTGTTAAGAAGAAGTCTGACTGGGCTCTCAACTGGATTGAAAATGACATTGCTTCCTTTTCTGAGCGACTTGTAGCCTTTGCTGCTGTAGAAGGGATATTCTTTTCAGGTTCCTTTGCTGCTATATTTTGGTTAAAGAAGAGGGGACTGATGCCTGGGTTGACTTTCAGTAATGAACTGATAAGTAGAGATGAG GGTTTGCATACAGATTTTGCTTGTCTCCTCTTCAAGTATATCTTGAACAAGCCAGCTGAAGAATGTGTGGTTCAGATAATCAGTGATGCTGTGAAGATAGAGCAGGAGTTCCTGACAGAGGCCCTTCCTGTTGCCCTGATTGGCATGAATTGTGATCTTATGAAACAGTATATAGAGTTTGTTGCTGACCGACTGTTGGTGGAGTTGGGATTTAATAAG ATCTACAATGAAGAAAACCCCTTTGACTTTATGGAGCATATTTCACTAGAAGGCAAAACTAACTTCTTCGAAAAAAAAGTGGGAGAATACCAGAGATGTGGTGTTATGGCCAAACAGGAAGAACATACCTTTAGATTAGATGTAGACTTTTAA
- the LOC143237319 gene encoding putative E3 ubiquitin-protein ligase RNF144A-A → MLHNWSFWREEQNKMRGLLKSKSAEERHEMEKKLVPKSKSCNTGVAAYLISSKNKSSSLILKTVPTAVKKSTTPRDQQRLKVPSAYRIFNTSFSSDDICKSWSSPNFTSHISQPHIQVNSKNLGLSSSRVHDLGKNPHSVSDLLTTAAKSSKDLSAISLHNDSGFYKNGQTNRLILCKLCLMMIPQGALYQLKECGCLFCEMCLQQYLTVNIQDGNVVITCPDGECRKAAKILVSEVEKFVDPAVYKQFKRFKLNREVELDPTRTWCPGINCETICYVRPTVKGEESVAVFCSKCGFTFCSVCKEKWHPSKTCDEMKKNTRDEEDLLLVDVKNSSIKRCPSCHILIERDEGCAQMMCKRCKHVFCWYCLTSLDDDFLLRHYNKGPCKNKLGHTRASVVWHRTQVVCICAGFGFLLLVASPLLLLGAPCFLCCQCKRCKLIDDKSAAVDGTDYQRQ, encoded by the exons ATGCTACACAATTGGTCTTTCTGGCGTGAAGAACAGAATAAAATGCGTGGGCTTCTAAAATCAAAATCGGCTGAAGAACGCCATGAAATGGAGAAGAAATTGGTTCCTAAATCAAAATCTTGCAATACTGGTGTTGCTGCTTACCTAATATCATCAAAAAACAAGTCATCCTCACTGATTTTAAAGACGGTTCCAACTGCGGTTAAAAAGTCCACAACACCACGTGATCAACAACGTTTAAAAGTACCTTCAGCGTACAGAATATTCAATACATCCTTTAGTAGTGATGATATTTGTAAATCTTGGTCCTCACCTAATTTTACGTCACACATTAGTCAGCCCCACATACAGGTGAATTCTAAAAATCTTGGCTTGTCTTCCAGTCGGGTCCACGACCTCGGAAAGAACCCTCACTCGGTATCGGATCTATTAACCACAGCAGCCAAAAGCAGTAAGGACTTATCGGCCATTTCTCTTCATAACGATTCAGGATTTTATAAAAATGGTCAAACAAATCGTTTAATTCTTTGTAAACTTTGTCTAATGATGATACCTCAGGGGGCACTGTATCAACTTAAAGAGTGTGGATGCCTTTTCTGTGAAATG TGTCTACAACAGTACTTGACTGTCAACATTCAAGATGGAAATGTGGTTATAACTTGTCCTGATGGAGAATGTAGGAAAGCAGCTAAGATTCTGGTGTCGGAG GTAGAAAAGTTTGTGGACCCAGCAGTTTATAAACAGTTCAAAAGATTTAAACTAAATAGAG AAGTAGAACTGGATCCCACAAGAACTTGGTGTCCTGGAATAAATTGCGAGACAATATGTTATGTTAGGCCTACTGTGAAAGGTGAAGAGAGCGTTGCTGTTTTCTGTTCTAAG TGTGGCTTTACATTTTGCTCTGTGTGTAAGGAAAAGTGGCATCCATCTAAGACCTGTGATGAGATGAAGAAAAATACCAGAGATGAAGAGGA TCTTCTACTCGTGGATGTTAAAAATTCCAGCATTAAACGTTGTCCCAGCTGTCATATTTTGATTGAACGAGATGAAGGATGTGCACAAATGATGTGTAAAAGATGTAAACATGTTTTCTGTTGGTACTGTTTAACATCACTGGat GATGACTTTCTCCTGCGACATTACAATAAAGGACCTTGTAAGAACAAACTTGGCCATACCAGAGCTTCTGTAGTGTGGCATCGAACTCAG GTTGTGTGTATATGTGCTGGGTTTGGCTTTCTTCTCCTAGTGGCATCCCCACTATTGTTGCTTGGAGCTCCTTGTTTTCTCTGTTGCCAGTGTAAACGTTGTAAACTAATTGATGATAAGTCTGCAGCTGTTGATGGGACTGATTACCAAAGACAATAA